In one window of Thermosinus carboxydivorans Nor1 DNA:
- the sppA gene encoding signal peptide peptidase SppA yields the protein MFKRTVMYVIAAVVLVSLVGAAFIIPGLKTKGAAAQGKVAVIYIDGVIIGGRGQSALLAEYGGTDDIMRQLHEARDDAAVRAVVLRINSPGGSAPASQEVGEEVKKLRAAGKIVVTSMGDVAASGGYWIAALTDKIYANPATMTGSIGVYIPYANWEELYRKIGIRQEKIKSGPHKDILSPERSMTGEERAIIQAMVDDMYNQFVAVVAEGRKMDPARVRQLADGRIYTGNQAKELGLVDELGNLYDAIDGAARLAGIKGKPQVIEYGKHSPWDYLLSLRAPTLLEKVLQQPHNQLPLTAPLALPEKW from the coding sequence ATGTTCAAACGGACAGTCATGTATGTTATCGCCGCTGTCGTGCTTGTCTCGCTCGTTGGGGCGGCCTTTATTATTCCGGGGCTGAAAACTAAAGGCGCTGCTGCACAGGGTAAAGTTGCCGTTATCTATATCGACGGCGTTATCATCGGGGGACGGGGCCAAAGCGCCTTGCTGGCCGAGTACGGGGGCACTGACGATATTATGCGCCAGCTGCACGAAGCGCGGGATGATGCCGCCGTGCGCGCCGTGGTACTACGCATCAACAGCCCAGGCGGCAGTGCGCCTGCATCGCAGGAAGTGGGCGAGGAAGTAAAAAAGCTGCGGGCGGCCGGCAAGATTGTCGTAACCTCGATGGGGGACGTGGCGGCCTCGGGCGGCTACTGGATCGCCGCCCTGACCGACAAAATTTATGCCAATCCGGCCACGATGACCGGCAGCATCGGCGTCTATATCCCCTATGCCAACTGGGAAGAACTTTATCGTAAAATCGGCATCCGCCAGGAAAAAATCAAAAGCGGCCCGCATAAAGATATTTTGTCGCCGGAACGGTCCATGACTGGGGAAGAGCGGGCCATCATTCAGGCGATGGTCGATGACATGTATAATCAGTTTGTGGCCGTTGTGGCCGAAGGACGGAAAATGGACCCGGCCCGCGTGCGGCAGTTGGCCGATGGGCGCATTTACACCGGCAATCAGGCCAAAGAACTGGGGCTGGTAGATGAGCTGGGCAACTTGTACGACGCTATTGATGGCGCCGCCCGGCTGGCCGGCATCAAAGGCAAACCGCAGGTCATTGAATATGGCAAGCATTCTCCCTGGGATTATCTCTTGAGTCTGCGGGCGCCCACCCTGCTGGAAAAAGTGCTGCAGCAGCCGCACAACCAGCTGCCGCTCACGGCGCCGCTGGCGCTGCCGGAAAAATGGTAG
- a CDS encoding Yip1 family protein: MMGQLLELLYDVLFHPTAAMRRVAGEKRVGQAVLVFLVSVLLPVWGLYFGLKAAGMPQTISVVVLFQLLGSLLLWVMGAGLLHLIAEFLGGRGSARGLFAALGFAQFPRIFIVPLWVLAALLPEGARPLAMAASALFVLFWVLALHVAAIKGAHDLGVAKATLVLAIPFLVAMAVMAVIVIFVSAAVMRWPLFY, translated from the coding sequence ATGATGGGCCAGTTGTTGGAACTGCTTTATGACGTGCTCTTTCATCCGACAGCGGCGATGCGCCGGGTAGCCGGCGAAAAGCGCGTTGGCCAGGCCGTCCTCGTTTTTCTTGTCAGCGTGCTGCTGCCGGTGTGGGGACTTTATTTCGGCCTTAAAGCGGCCGGCATGCCACAGACCATCAGCGTTGTGGTGCTTTTTCAGCTCTTGGGCAGCTTGCTCTTATGGGTTATGGGCGCTGGCCTGTTGCACCTCATCGCCGAATTTTTGGGCGGCCGCGGCTCGGCGCGTGGCCTGTTCGCCGCCTTAGGCTTTGCCCAGTTTCCCCGCATCTTTATTGTTCCCCTCTGGGTGTTGGCGGCGCTGTTGCCGGAGGGAGCGCGCCCGCTGGCAATGGCTGCGTCGGCCCTCTTCGTCCTCTTTTGGGTCCTTGCCCTCCATGTGGCGGCGATTAAAGGCGCCCATGACCTGGGCGTGGCCAAAGCCACGCTTGTGCTGGCCATTCCTTTTCTAGTCGCCATGGCGGTTATGGCCGTGATTGTCATCTTTGTCAGTGCTGCGGTTATGCGTTGGCCGCTTTTTTATTGA